The Alteromonas macleodii ATCC 27126 genome segment AATATTGCTGATTACGAAACCCACCTTGGGCTTAAGTTATCGTTTAATCGCGCTTTTAACAGTATTTGCATTGAGAAAGACGTATTACGCCAACCTTTGAAGCTAACAGCTCAGTCGGATTGTTCTGCTGAATCACATGTTTCTCTGGAAGGTGTCGTTAGTAATAGCGCAACGCAAACAAAAGAAGGGGTTTCTATTGAATTGCAAAACCGCTTGTCTTTGCCTGATTTTGTGAGGCGTTATGTTTATGCATCCTCCAACACACAGGCAGCAAATATCGGATTACCTGAATTAGCGGAAGCCTTAAACGTCAGCGTGGCTACGCTAAAGCGGAAACTAAAAGAGTACGGCACTAGCTATCGCGCGCTCTGCGAGGAAGTACAGCGCAATCATGCACTTTTACTTCTTTCGGTGCACAAAGTGAGTAACGAGACGGCGGCCAATGCAATGGGCATTAACGATTTACCTAACTTTCGACGAACGGTAAAACGGCTCACAGGTAAAACCCCTAGCGAGCTTAGAATTTAACGTGAATGACTGATAGCGCCTGTCCATATTTCTACGTAACAGAGCTATGCCACACACTTATGCCAAACATTTATGCAACACAGCTATGAAAAATAGCTAGGCGGCAGTCGCGTTCTACGGCTAAATGGTTGTAGCTTCACTCCTGTAATAACTCGAAATCTAATCGTAGCGTCTGGCACAGTACAGATGAGTTAATTATTGGAAAGTAAATTTCTTTTCAATGCTTTAAAAACCTTTTATCCTTTGCAGCTTTAGCTTTTCACCGTTCAAGACCGTCAAAATATGGTTTCGTTGAAGCTTTTTCTTGCGCATTCGCAACCGGCAGGTGGCTTTTCCGCGTAGCCTTTAAACTGTTGCTAGCAGGCAATAAAACCCAAAAAGAGAGTTTTCTGTGCACGAAAATAAAGACATTGCACCAAATTCTATTGCACCTAACCCGCTAGGTTTAACGCCTATTTTGCTTTTTGTGATCCTTGTTGTGGTAACCGGCATTACTACAAACGACATCACTGCGATGCCTATTTTGGTTGCGTTTTTTATCAGCGCTGGCTATGGGCTATGTTTAAACCCGAAAGGGAAAAAGGTCAGCTTCTCTGAAAAAGTACAAACGTTTTGTAAAGGCGGTGGCGATAAAAACATTATTCTCTTGGTGCTTATTTTCCTGTTAGCTGGTGCATTTTATGCGGTGACTATTGATATTGGCGCTCGGGATGCCACGGTGAATATGGCACTTCAATTTGTGCCTTCTGCACTTATATTGCCAGGTCTGTTTTTGATCTGCTGTTTCATATCATTTTCAATGGGCACGTCCATGGGCACCATTACCGCGCTCTCGCCCATAGGTGCAGGTCTTGCCACAAGTTTAGGGCTGCCGGTGGAAATGGCGCTGGGTATTGTGGTGGGGGGCGCAATGTTCGGTGATAACCTCTCGTTTGTTTCAGACACCACCATTGCCGCAACCCGTACCCAAGGCGTTCAGCTAAAAGACAAGTTCAAGGCAAACTTAATGGTTGCTGTGCCGGCATGCATCGTCACCATGGCGTTGCTGCTTATGGTAGATGTTGATACTTCTGGCATCGTTGAAGGCGGCAGCTACGATTTTTGGCGCATAGTGCCTTACTTGTGCATTATCGCTTTTGCGCTAACAGGGTTTAACGTCATTAGCGTACTTGCAGTGGGTATTGCCAGTGCCTGCGTAGTAGGCTTGCTACAAGGCAGCTTTACGCCACTTTCAATGATGCAGAGCATCCAAAAAGGGATGGGCTGGATGCAAGACTTAGCGATGATCGCTATAACCATAGGCGGTATTGTGGCGCTTATGCACGCTAACGGCGGTATAACATGGTTAATCGAGCGCTTAACTCGTAAGGTCACGTCAAAGAAAGGCGCTGAGTTCAGTATTGCTGGTTTGGTTAGCTTTTTGGACATTACAACGGCGAACAACACTATTGCGATTGTTACCGCAGGTCCAATTGCTAAAGACTTAAATGAAAAATACGGTGTTGACCCTCGTCGTACCGCATCACTTTTGGATATCTTTTCGTGCAGTTTCCAAGGTTTAGTCCCTTACGGTGCGCAGCTTTTAAGTGCCGCGGCCGTAGTAGGTATTTCACCGTTAGCTATTACACCGTACTGCTGGTATCCCATGCTGATTTTCGTGTTTGGTGTGGCGGCCATTTGGTTCGGTTTTCCCCGTTTTAAAACGCCCCAAGACGATGAATTAACCCAAAGCGCTTAAATTCTCGTAACGCTTAACACGCTGGCTTTTTAGGGCGGTATCTTCTAGGATCACCGCCCGAATTTTATTGATGATTAGAAACACGCTTTAGGATGTCACTTTGTCTTCAACACTTGCAATAAAACCTCTTTACAACAAACTAGATGATTGTTTGAGCGCAGATAAATTTCGCTTGAAGCGCCGCATTACACAGCTTGCACAAAAAGTGAATGATAAATCTGGTGTTGAAGGAAAAGGCGCGGAGAAAAAAGCTGCTAATCCCAAAGTTTCAAAACGTAACAGCGCGGTTAGCGAAGAAAGCTTAAAAGCGCAGTTTGAAAAACTTGAAGGCGACATCGATGCATCGGTAGAAAAGCGTAACTGGCGTAAAGACAACCTACCCAAAGTTGAATACCCACCGCTGCCAGTTAGCGATAAAAAAGAAGATATCAAAGAAGCGATTGCGAATAACCAAGTGGTTATCGTTGCGGGTGAGACTGGGTCGGGTAAAACTACGCAGCTACCTAAGATATGCTTAGAGTTAGGTCGCGGTGTAAATGGCATGATAGCCCACACCCAGCCAAGACGATTAGCGGCGCGAAGTGTAGCCACCCGTATAGCCGAAGAGCTCAACACGCCGCTTGGCGAAAAGGTGGGTTTTAAAATTCGCTTTAGCGATCAGGTAAGCGAGCGAAGCTACGTTAAGCTTATGACCGACGGTATGCTGCTAGCTGAAATGCAGCAAGACCGCTTTTTAAATCAATACGATACTATCATCATCGATGAAGCCCACGAGCGAAGCCTTAATATCGACTTTTTGTTAGGCTATTTGCGTCAGCTTTTAGATAAGCGCCCTGATTTAAAACTCATCATAACATCAGCTACTATCGACCCAGAGCGATTCTCTAAGCATTTTAATAATGCGCCTATTATCGAAGTGAGCGGACGTACCTATCCGGTAGAAATTCGCTACCACGCGCCAGAAGACAATGATGACGATATTGATCAAAGCGACGCCATCGTAAATGCTGTCGACGAGCTAATGCGTGAAGCACCGGGCGATATCTTAGTGTTCTTAAGCGGGGAGCGCGAGATACGCGACACCCAAGATGCTTTGAGCAAACAGCATTATCGCAACACTGAAATTGTTCCGCTGTATGCGAGGTTGTCGGCGGCAGAGCAAAACCGCATATTTCAGTTTCACAGCGGTAGGCGCATTGTACTTGCCACCAACGTGGCAGAGACCTCGCTCACGGTCCCCGGCATTAAATACGTCATTGACCCGGGCTTTGCCCGTATTTCACGCTACAGCGCTAGAAGTAAAGTACAGCGTTTACCTATTGAGCCCATCTCTCAAGCGTCAGCGAATCAGCGAGCAGGGCGATGCGGCCGTGTGTCAGACGGTATTTGTATTCGTCTTTATAGTGAAGATGACTATTTAGGCCGCCCAGAATTTACCGACCCAGAGATCCTACGAACCAACTTAGCGTCGGTTATTTTGCAAATGCTTGCTTTAGGGTTAGGCGATATCGCTGCGTTTCCATTTGTTCAGCCGCCTGATAACCGCAATATCAACGACGGTTTCCGTTTACTTGAAGAAATTCAAGCTATTGCGAAAGGCAAAGATAACCGGAAAACCAAGCAAAGCGGCAAAATGCAGCTTACTCCGTTAGGTCGTCAAGTAGCTCGTTTGCCTATCGACCCTCGCTATGCACGCATGGTGATTGAAGCCGAGCGCACTAATGCGCTAAGCGAAGTCATGGTGATTGCAGCGGGGCTCTCAATTCAGGATCCGCGTGAGCGCCCACAGGAAAAACGCCAGCAAGCAGACGAGAAGCACAGCGAATACCACGATAAAGATTCTGACTTTATCAGTCTTTACAACTTGTGGGTGGCGTTTAGAGAGCAGCAAAACGCACTCAGTCAAAACCAATTGCGCAAATGGTGTAAGCAAAACTTCATCAACTATTTACGTATGCGTGAGTGGCAGGACATTGTCAGCCAACTTAAAAAGTCTATTGCTGAGCTGGGCTTTGGCATTTCAAAACAAGAAGCCGACTATCAGGCTATTCACCAAGCCATCGCCAGCGGCTTGCTGTCTCACATGGGCTTTAAAGATAAAGAACGGGAGTATATGGGCTCGCGTAATTCGCGCTTTCTTATTTTCCCAGGTTCGGGATTATCAAAATCTCAGCCAAAATGGGTAATGGCAGCTGAGCTTGTAGAAACCTCTAAGCTATTTGCTCGTATGGTGGCAAAAATAGACCCAACATGGGTAGAGCCTTTGGCCGAGCATGTTGTGCAACGAAGCTATTCAGAGCCCCATTGGTCTAAAAAGCGCGGCGCGGTGATTGCCTTTGAAAAGGTTACTTTGTTCGGGCTACCCATAGTGATGAAGCGTGCGAAGGTTTATAGCCTTATCGACCCGCCAATTTGCCACGAACTATTTATCCGCGAAGCGTTAGTTGAGGGCAATACTAAGCTCAATTACAGCTTCTTACAGGAAAATCAGGCGCTGCTTGAACAAGCTGATGAATTTGAACAAAAGACCCGTCGTCGCGATTTGATAGTCGATGATGAAGAACTGGTAAGCTTTTACGCCAAGCGCATTCCGGTTGAAGCCAATAACGACGCGGCGTTTAAGAAGTGGTTTAAGCAACACGGAAGCAACGACAGTTTAACGTTTAAAGAAGAAGACGTATATCGCCAGCAGCCTGGGCAGTCGGTAGCAAACGCATTTCCTGATGTATGGCGCCAAGGCAATATTACGCTGCCGCTTCGCTATAACTTCGAACCTAACGCTGAAGACGATGGCGTAACTGTGGTGATTCCGCTGCCTGTGCTTAACCAAGTCGACAATATAGGTTTTGATTGGCTGGTGCCGGGGCTAAGACACGATCTAATTGTGGGTTTAATTAAAACCTTGCCTAAACGCTTGCGTCGTAACTTTGTGCCTGCGCCTAATTTTGCTGAGGCGTGCCTTGCTGATATCAGTGAAACAGATAAGAACAACCGTCCGGTGCCGCTGCTTGAAGCTGTAACCGATAAGTTACGCAAAATGACGGGTGTAATTATTGAAAGCGAAGAGTGGAATTTAGATCAGCTTGATAAGCATTTGAAAATGCACTTTGCGGTAGTTAACGACAACGGTAATGATATTGCTAAAGGTGACGACCTGCACGCGCTTAAACAACAGTGTGCAGGGCAGGTGAAACAAACCTTTGAGAAAGCCGCAACACCGGAGTTAGAGCGAAATAACATAGAACAATGGGATTTCGAAAGCTTGCCAGAAACCTTCGTGCAGAAAGTAGGCGGGTTTGAAGTTCAGGCGTTTCCGGCTCTGGTGCAAAAGGGTGATAAGGTAGATATTGCGTTAATTGAGGAGGCGGATAAAGCCCAAGTGCTGCATAAGCAGGGCGTGAATGTCTTGATTAAAAACGCGATGCCGTCGCCGCTTAATTATTTGCAAAGCAAATTACCGAATAAAGCCAAACTGGGTTTGTATTTCAATCCATTTGGACAAGTGAAAGCGCTAATTGATGATTGTATTTTTGCGGGTATCGACGCCATCGTCAGTGATTACTGCAAAACCAATAACACCGACATTCGCAGCAAAGCCGATTTTGAAGCCTGTTTAGAGATTGCTCGTGCAAACATTAATGACAGAGTGTTAGAGATTGCCAAACAAGTGGAGCAGGGGCTTACCCTCGCGCACCAGTGCCAGAAGCAAATGAAAGGTAACGTGCCGCTGACGATGATAAATGCCTTAGGAGACTGTAAAGCCCACTTGGCATCGTTAGTTTTTCCTGGTTTTGTTTCTGAAATTGGCGAGAGCAGATTAGATGATTGGAATCGTTACATTAAAGGTTTAGCGCGTCGGCTAGAGAAGCTCCCCATTGATCCCAACAAAGACAGAATGCATCAGGTCACGGTAGAAAAGTCGATTAAAGAATGGGAAAAGGCGTGCAGCAAATACCCCATAGGTAAAGTACCTCAAGCTCTTAATGATGTGCGCTGGATGATAGAAGAATTACGGGTTTCGTTGTTTGCGCAGCAGCTTGGTACGGCTTATCCCATTTCGGCTAAGCGTATCACTTTGCACCTCGCTGACTTTTAAAAAAGGGCGTTAGGTGTAAGGTAGCATCAATGAGCTAGGCTAGGGCATGCGGGCACATATTTGTTATCGCAAACAAAACAGCGGGCAGAAACGGCTGAGTCGCTGATTTAAGTGGGAAGGTAGTCGAAATTAGACCAAAGTACACTTTTAATAATTGTTGAATAAATATTATACAGTTCGATTGACAAGTTACCGGCATCGCCCTATAACATCAGATGTAGTCGTCAGCGTAACGCTAAAAATCAGGAGAAGTAGACATGTTGGGATACGACGATAAGCGAAATTTTTTCAGGATGATGGTAAATTCGCCTTGTCAGTTGCAAATTACTGATGATGAGTCGAGCCGCACCATGCAGGCAATGTGTAGAGATATCAGTGCTACAGGTATGTCTTTGGAAGTCGATGAACCCTCAATTGAGGTGGGTACACAAGTGAGTGTTGCAATAGAGTCATCTAGTTCGCAAATCCCATCTTTGGCAGCATTAGCGACTGTTGTGCGCTGTGAACCTGAATCCGAGTCAAGCTGCATTATAGGCGTCGAAATTTCTCAGATGAAATAGTCTAATCTAACGTGTTAGGGCGGGGTAAAAGCTTCGCCTTTTCGTGTCTAACTAAAAAACACAAAGCGTCAGGGTCTACAGCAATAACGTACTCGCGGTGTTGCTTCTTTCTTTACACTCCTATGTTGACCAGCCCGTTGTGGTTTGAAAACAGTCTTTCAGCTTTCATATACTAAACCGAATAGGCCGTTCAGTTTTTTCTATTTTAACTCTCAGTCTTAATTGCCAATAATTCTCATTAACGCGAAAGCAAACTGATTTAATATTTTGAGAGAGCGATGAATATGAAAAAGACGATGACCTTTGCAGTGATGCACTTTTCAGTGGCCTTTACGGTTGCCTACTTACTGACAGGAAGTGTGGTAGTAGGCGGTGCTGTAGCGTTGGTTGAGCCAGCCATTAATACCGTGGCGTTTTATTTTCACGAGATGGTGTGGAAGAAAGTTGAAGAAAAAGAGGGTGTTGTTAAGGAACAATCAGATGACAGTTCACAACAGTTATCAAGTAGCTTTTCTAACAATGAGATAACCTTTGCATCTTAAGGGAATGGATTTACCTTCGTAAGCTTTTCGCACAACGTAATGTTAGCTCAATAGATTTCGTTAAGCGCCCTATACATCAACAAGGGCGCTTTTTTAATCGCTAGTCGTCGGTGACTTCACACACTAGACCTTTCAAGTAATAGCCTTCTGGATAGCTGCCAATGATAGGATGATCTGAGGCTTGATTAAGCCTTGCGATAATTTTGATAGTACGACCTGCATCAAGTGCAGCGTCTGCCACAACTTTCTGGAATAAATCTGCCGGCATAAGGCCAGAGCAGCTAAATGTAAGCAGCAGCCCACCAGATTTAACAGCATGTATGCCGTACATATTAATGTCTTTATAGCCGCGGGCAGCACGGTTTAATGTTGCCTTGCTGTCGACAAACTTTGGCGGGTCGAGTATCACCATATCAAACTGTTTGCCCTGCTCGTGATACTCCCTGAGTGCCTTAAACACGTCTTGGTTTACGTAATTGGCTTTGTTTTCGTCTAAACCATTGATGGCTACATGGTGCTTAGCCAAATCAAGAGCAGGCTGAGATACATCAACGTTAGTCACTGACTTAGCACCGCCAGCAAGTGCGTAGCAAGAAAACGTACCTGTGTAGCTAAAACAGTTGAGTACGTCGGCATCTTTCGCGTAGTGTGCAGCCGCCGCGCGACTGTCTCGCTGATCAAGGTAAAAACCGGTTTTATGGCCGTTCTCGATATCAACCACTATGTTGATGCCGTTTTCTTTTACTGTAACTTGCATAGGTGGTTCACCATGCAGTACACCAGTTACAGGTTCTAAGCCTTCTTTCTTGCGCACGTCCACGTCGCTTCGCTCGTATATGTGTACATTAGGCATTAGCTTAGTAATTGCCCACACTATCTTATCTCTGTGTTTTTCGCCGCCCGCGCTCAAAAGCTGAAGTACTGCAACGTTGTCGTATAGGTCTATAGTGATCCCTGGAAGGCCATCACTTTCAGACGCTATCCAGCGAAACGCGTTGGTTTTGTTTGGGTCAAACAAGCGTTTGCGAAGGGCTAGTGCAGTTTCTAAACGGCGTAGGAAAAATCCGTTATCAATGCTTTCGTCTTTTTTGAATGTCCACATACGAACGCGAATTTTTGAATTTGGAGAGTAAGCGCCTCGCCCTAACCAGTCGCCTTCAGAGTCAAATACGTCTACCGTATCGCCAACTCGCGCGCGGCCCTTTAGTTCAGCCACAGCGCTTTCGAATACCCAAGGGTGTTTGCGGCGAAGTGATTTGTCTCTGGATGGCTGTAATATGACCTGTGCTGACATGAAGGCTCTCGTACTAATTTAATAAATGTGAAACAGAGTTAAGCGATTTTACTCGCTTATGAGAATGGTCGCGATTATACGCAATTTCATAAGTTCTGTGTTAATAATACCAATCTGCATAAATAATTACCCACTCAGCGAGAGTTAAAATGCTCTATCCGGACTGGTATAAACACAAAACAAACCCAAACTGATTGTTATTGATGTACGTAGACACATTACGATTAAAATTTTAAGACTAGGATTAGGTGCAAAGTATGCGCTATGTGGATTTTGAAAAGGGATGTACCCCAAGCGAGTTGGTTGTTAAGGAATGCGAAGGTTTATCGCTAACATCAGGAAAAGTAAAAGTAGAGGTCAAAGCATTCGGTGTAAATCGAGCAGATACGTTGCAGCGTCAAGGCAACTATCCACCTCCGCCAGGGGAAAGTGAAATCCTCGGATTAGAGGTCGCTGGCGTCGTAACGGAAGTTGCCCGTGATGTGAGTACCTTTAAAGAGGGAGATGAAGTATTTGGTTTGGTTGCAGGTGGCGGCTATGCCACTGAAGTCATTGTTAATCCAGCGCACTTAATGCCTATCCCTAAAAGTATGCCGTTTTTTGAAGCTGCGGGTTTGGCTGAAGTATTTCTTACGGCTTTTCAGTGCTTACGCACAATCGCGCATATTAAACCGGCTGAACGGGCGTTAATTCATGGTGGTGCAAGTGGTGTGGGGTTGGCCGCCACTCAGCTATGTCGATATTGGGGCGTACATAGTGCCGTAACAGCGTCAAGCCAAGATAAGCTTACCCTTTGTGAAAACAATGGTGCAGAACACCTTATTAACTACAAAAAGCAGCAGTTTGAAGACGTTCTTAAAAAAGTGTGGCCTGAAGGGGTTAATATGGTGCTTGATATGGTAGGTGGCGACTACTTAAATCGAAACCTCAAAATACTAAAGCAAGATGGAAAAGTGGTTTATTTAGCTATGCTCGCAGGACGTTACGCCGACAACCTCGACATGGCAATGCTGTTAGGTAAAAGAGCCTCGATTATTGGAACTACACTGAGAAACCGGAGTGACGAGTATAAAGCGGACTTGATACGTGACTTTTCCAACGTATGTTTGCCCGCTTTTGAAAATAAAGAGCTAAATGTAAACATCGATACCCATTACAGCATTGATGATATCGACAAGCCTCATGCGCGATTGGAAAACAACGACACACAGGGCAAGTTGGTGCTTTCGTGGTAAGCGTCTTTGATAAAAGCTATCGGTGAGAGCTTTTAGTAATGCTCGTAGTAAAGACGCTTCGCTGAGGTATACTACTTTCCAACAAAGCCTTCATCAGGCTTTGTTGGGTTTGCCTCTGCAGCACCGCGTGCAAGATCATCACAGCGCTCGTTTTCAGGGTGACCCGAATGGCCTTTCACCCAATGCCAGTTTATCTTGTGCTTTTTTACCGCTTCATCTAAACGTTGCCACAAATCTGCATTCTTTACTGGCTTCTTGTCAGCCGTGCGCCAACCATTTTTGCGCCAGTTATGGATCCACTGATTAATGCCGTTTTTTACGTACTGACTGTCGGTGGTTAATTCGACGTTGCACGGTTCGTTTAGGCTATTAAGTGCTTCGATAGGGGCTAAGAGTTCCATGCGATTGTTAGTGGTGTGGGCAAAGCCATCGCTCAACTCTTTTCTGTGTTGCTTATAAATTAACACAGCGCCGTACCCGCCCGGCCCTGGATTACCCAAGCACGAGCCGTCGGTGTATATATGAATGGTCTTTTGAGCCACAGCGTTTCCTTTGATTTAACTAGCGTAATTTATCGTATCTTTTCCCTTAGCGGATTGCGAAGGGATTGATATACTATCAAAAAATGAAAGTGCAATTATAGTAGAGGTTCCATGCGCCAAATTGTTCTCGATACTGAAACCACAGGTATTGACCCCAAAGAAGGCCACCGCATTATCGAAATAGGGTGTGTTGAAGTGGTTAACCGCCGTTTGACGGGGAATCACTTTCACGTTTACATCAACCCAGGCCGTCACATTGAACAAGAGGCAATTGAAGTCCACGGTATAACCAATGAATTTCTTGCCGACAAGCCTACATTTTCTCAAGTGGCTCAGGAGTTTGTGAGCTTTATCAAAGGGGCACAGTTAGTCATTCACAACGCGCCCTTCGACGTTGGGTTTATGGATCACGAGTTTGGCATGGAAGCGTCTACCAAAGGCGTTATTACTAACCAAATTTGCGATGTTCTCGATACACTTACTCTTGCTCGCCAAATGCACCCAGGCCAAAAGAACAACCTCGATGCCTTGTGTAAGCGTTATGGTATAGACAACAGTCATCGAACTCTTCACGGCGCTTTGCTGGATGCGGAAATTCTGGCAGATGTTTACCTGTTAATGACCGGTGGGCAGACCAAACTTAAACTAGCATCTAGCTCTGGCAGTGATGCCGATTCCACCGCGATACGAAGAGTTAAGCGAAGCGCAAATAAATTAAAGGTTATTAAAGCTACCGCCGATGAAATAACACAGCACGAGGCTCGCTTGGACATAGTGGAAAAAGCGGGTGGCAAATGCTTATGGCGTCCTCAGCCTGAAGAGGTGTCTTAGCAAAACATAATCAAATAGAAATAAAGTAGCCAAACAATGCAGGAGCAGCGTAGCGTGAGAGTGTGGTTTTATTGGGTAATTCTTTTATCATTGTTTATACACTTAACCGCTGGCGCTCAGTCGCAAGAGGACGAGCGCGATGCTGCAAGGCAGCTAGCAGATAGTGCTGTACAAAATGCTCAATCAAGCAACGCAACAATAGATACATCTCCTCTTACAGAGCTTGGTGATGAATACACCAACTCCATTCAACTGTTACAAAACCGCTTTCGCGTTGACTATAACGTTAAAGAAATCACCATGGTTTTCTTTAGGGAGTACGGTTCTGCCCCTGTAGTGCTGGTTAGACCCGATGGTTCAAAGCTATTTCAAGGGCGCGTCGACGAAGAAAAGGTGCAGTGGTACGACGCTGATACCTTTGACATGATCACCATCAAAGATCCTGTGCCTGGGCCTTGGCAAGCTGTAGGTCAAGTATTACCGGAAAGCCGTGTAATGGTTTTGTCTAATGTTGAACTTCATGCTGAGCCGTTACCAAATGTGCTGTTTGCCGGCGAAATACTTAAATCCACAGCCTATTTAACCAACAACGGCAAGCCTATAGAAAACAAACAGTTCAGAGATGTCGTTGATTTAGAAATTGAGTTTAAGAGTACCAATAACCCTAACTACGGCAACTTTGGTACAAATGACCAGCGCATAGCGACATTTAAAGACGATGGGCGAGGGATGGATGAGCGACCAGGAGATGGCGTTTTTACTGGCCAGTTCAACTTGAAAATACCGGCTGGTGAATGGAAGCCTATTTTTCGCGTAAGCACACCAATGTACACCCGCGAGCAAATAGGCGAACTTATCGTCTTACATGAAAATCCCGTGTCTATTGATGTTGAAATGGATGGAGGCGGAGAGGGATATCATAAAATTATCATTGATGTAGACCGTGAATTAGTCGACATCGAGTCACTGTTAGTCGATGGCAAAGTGAAGTTTCCTAATTCCGATATGCAGAATTTTTCGCTAACAGAAGGCGGTGTGGATCCTCGAGAGCACTTAATTGTCGCCTACGAAGAAGGAATTTTTAGGGTAAAACTCACTGCTTACGGCACGACAATGGATGGGCGCGATTTTATATTAGATGTCCCTGAATATAGTTTTGTGGCAGAGGGACCTGCCGAGCCTGAGGTTGAAGACCCTTTAATCAATGGAAAAGATCCTATCGTTGATGGCAGTGCACCCTCAATAACGCAACCTGAAGTGCCACAAGACGATATGCAGCCAAATTCGGTAGAAGATGAAATGGATGATGGGACGCTAACCCTCATTCTGGTGGCCGTAAATGGGTCTATAGTGCTCATCGGAGTAATCGCTGCTGCTGTAATTATTATTATGCGAAAAAAGGCGTCTGCGCCTAAGCAAGCAAATAGTACTGCAAAGCCATCCGGAGAAACCACCGATGCTGACCTTACTATGGAATCTGAACCTAAGGGGTTTAAAAAACTGTTAGGGCTATTCAAAAAGCGTGAAAAAGCTGAAAAGGAATAGCAGGGAGACCAGCGCTTCAGTTTAAGGCGTCGCTAATTTGTTCAGTTTGAATTTTATTTCGACATAATGCCTATTTAACAGGCAAACAAACCGCAGATGACAATTTTATTAATAAAAAGCGTTGACTCCACATAGGGGAATACGTATTATCTGCGCCGCAGTCAGGGGACAGGGCAACAACAGCCAAGTCAACTCACTGATAACATTGAAGATGTGGAGCGGTAGTTCAGTTGGTTAGAATACCGCCTGTCACGCCGGGGGTCGCGGGTTCGAGTCCCGTCCGCTCCGCCACTCTTTCAATGGTATAACTAAAAGGTCTTCGGAGCGGTAGTTCAGTTGGTTAGAATACCGGCCTGTCACGCCGGGGGTCGCGGGTTCGAGTCCCGTCCGCTCCGCCATTTAGTTATACAGCGCAATCTCGATTATGTGGAGCGGTAGTTCAGTTGGTTAGAATACCGGCCTGTCACGCCGGGGGTCGCGGGTTCGAGTCCCGTCCGCTCCGCCATTAATCGAATAAAGCGCGCTTCCCATTATGCGGAGCGGTAGTTCAGTTGGTTAGAATACCGGCCTGTCACGCCGGGGGTCGCGGGTTCGAGTCCCGTCCGCTCCGCCATTAATGATAAGCTTTTCTTCTTAGATAATTCCCCCTTCTGGGGACACTCAAAAAGTTCTTTCTCACTCTGCAGTTAAAATTGCTGTTCTCGCAATCGCACTTTATTTATTCTTACCCTCTTGTCAGTTAGCCATTCAAGAAATTGCTCCGTTTCCCAATTGCACAATGTGACATTAGAAACATTATTCCTCTTCGATTAATAGTCTTCTATAAAGTAAAAAAACACCCAAC includes the following:
- a CDS encoding PilZ domain-containing protein, whose translation is MLGYDDKRNFFRMMVNSPCQLQITDDESSRTMQAMCRDISATGMSLEVDEPSIEVGTQVSVAIESSSSQIPSLAALATVVRCEPESESSCIIGVEISQMK
- a CDS encoding DUF2061 domain-containing protein, coding for MKKTMTFAVMHFSVAFTVAYLLTGSVVVGGAVALVEPAINTVAFYFHEMVWKKVEEKEGVVKEQSDDSSQQLSSSFSNNEITFAS
- the hrpA gene encoding ATP-dependent RNA helicase HrpA; its protein translation is MSSTLAIKPLYNKLDDCLSADKFRLKRRITQLAQKVNDKSGVEGKGAEKKAANPKVSKRNSAVSEESLKAQFEKLEGDIDASVEKRNWRKDNLPKVEYPPLPVSDKKEDIKEAIANNQVVIVAGETGSGKTTQLPKICLELGRGVNGMIAHTQPRRLAARSVATRIAEELNTPLGEKVGFKIRFSDQVSERSYVKLMTDGMLLAEMQQDRFLNQYDTIIIDEAHERSLNIDFLLGYLRQLLDKRPDLKLIITSATIDPERFSKHFNNAPIIEVSGRTYPVEIRYHAPEDNDDDIDQSDAIVNAVDELMREAPGDILVFLSGEREIRDTQDALSKQHYRNTEIVPLYARLSAAEQNRIFQFHSGRRIVLATNVAETSLTVPGIKYVIDPGFARISRYSARSKVQRLPIEPISQASANQRAGRCGRVSDGICIRLYSEDDYLGRPEFTDPEILRTNLASVILQMLALGLGDIAAFPFVQPPDNRNINDGFRLLEEIQAIAKGKDNRKTKQSGKMQLTPLGRQVARLPIDPRYARMVIEAERTNALSEVMVIAAGLSIQDPRERPQEKRQQADEKHSEYHDKDSDFISLYNLWVAFREQQNALSQNQLRKWCKQNFINYLRMREWQDIVSQLKKSIAELGFGISKQEADYQAIHQAIASGLLSHMGFKDKEREYMGSRNSRFLIFPGSGLSKSQPKWVMAAELVETSKLFARMVAKIDPTWVEPLAEHVVQRSYSEPHWSKKRGAVIAFEKVTLFGLPIVMKRAKVYSLIDPPICHELFIREALVEGNTKLNYSFLQENQALLEQADEFEQKTRRRDLIVDDEELVSFYAKRIPVEANNDAAFKKWFKQHGSNDSLTFKEEDVYRQQPGQSVANAFPDVWRQGNITLPLRYNFEPNAEDDGVTVVIPLPVLNQVDNIGFDWLVPGLRHDLIVGLIKTLPKRLRRNFVPAPNFAEACLADISETDKNNRPVPLLEAVTDKLRKMTGVIIESEEWNLDQLDKHLKMHFAVVNDNGNDIAKGDDLHALKQQCAGQVKQTFEKAATPELERNNIEQWDFESLPETFVQKVGGFEVQAFPALVQKGDKVDIALIEEADKAQVLHKQGVNVLIKNAMPSPLNYLQSKLPNKAKLGLYFNPFGQVKALIDDCIFAGIDAIVSDYCKTNNTDIRSKADFEACLEIARANINDRVLEIAKQVEQGLTLAHQCQKQMKGNVPLTMINALGDCKAHLASLVFPGFVSEIGESRLDDWNRYIKGLARRLEKLPIDPNKDRMHQVTVEKSIKEWEKACSKYPIGKVPQALNDVRWMIEELRVSLFAQQLGTAYPISAKRITLHLADF
- a CDS encoding Na+/H+ antiporter NhaC family protein; this encodes MHENKDIAPNSIAPNPLGLTPILLFVILVVVTGITTNDITAMPILVAFFISAGYGLCLNPKGKKVSFSEKVQTFCKGGGDKNIILLVLIFLLAGAFYAVTIDIGARDATVNMALQFVPSALILPGLFLICCFISFSMGTSMGTITALSPIGAGLATSLGLPVEMALGIVVGGAMFGDNLSFVSDTTIAATRTQGVQLKDKFKANLMVAVPACIVTMALLLMVDVDTSGIVEGGSYDFWRIVPYLCIIAFALTGFNVISVLAVGIASACVVGLLQGSFTPLSMMQSIQKGMGWMQDLAMIAITIGGIVALMHANGGITWLIERLTRKVTSKKGAEFSIAGLVSFLDITTANNTIAIVTAGPIAKDLNEKYGVDPRRTASLLDIFSCSFQGLVPYGAQLLSAAAVVGISPLAITPYCWYPMLIFVFGVAAIWFGFPRFKTPQDDELTQSA